Proteins encoded together in one Megalops cyprinoides isolate fMegCyp1 chromosome 20, fMegCyp1.pri, whole genome shotgun sequence window:
- the LOC118795406 gene encoding rab GTPase-activating protein 1-like, with amino-acid sequence MTKENEELQKAGVRLEQENDALAHELVTSKIALRTHLEQVEDKAEQLNKELMEARMRLVEAMEEKRMQEEEAAELKEVFRRQLEKAESEMKKSTAIMVQYKQICSQLSSRLENQQAVAKAELNLLKSRVISCESCREVLNEAGLSQLPLTNGNRRDSGLDEETDSLRSQRQEVEVELAQVKVQLAEAESRIQELEHHKGALMHEFHNRRNSWFKKALGSLKTPTVQQ; translated from the exons ATGACT AAAGAGAACGAGGAGCTTCAGAAGGCCGGCGTGCGTTTGGAGCAGGAGAACGATGCCCTGGCACATGAGCTGGTCACCAGCAAGATCGCCCTAAGGACTCACCTGGAGCAG GTGGAGGATAAAGCCGAGCAGCTGAATAAGGAGCTAATGGAAGCTAGAATGAGGCTTGTGGAGGCTATGGAGGAGAAGAggatgcaggaggaggaggcagcagAG CTGAAGGAGGTGTTCCGGAGACAGCTGGAAAAAGCAGAATCCGAGATGAAGAAGTCTACCGCCATCATGGTGCAGTACAAACAG ATCTGCTCTCAGTTGAGTTCCAGACTGGAGAACCAGCAGGCTGTTGCCAAGGCAGAGCTGAACCTCCTCAAG AGCAGAGTAATATCATGCGAGAGCTGCCGGGAGGTCCTCAACGAGGCGGGGCTGTCCCAGCTGCCGCTAACCAATGGCAACAGGCGGGACTCAGGGCTAGATGAGGAGACTGACTCGCTGAGGTCACAGCGACAGGAGGTGGAAGTGGAATTGGCCCAGGTCAAAGTGCAGCTGGCGGAGGCGGAGTCCAGAATCCAG GAGCTGGAGCACCATAAGGGGGCGCTAATGCACGAGTTCCATAACCGCAGAAACTCCTGGTTCAAGAAGGCACTGGGCTCCCTCAAGACACCCACAGTGCAGCAGTAG
- the LOC118795776 gene encoding interferon-induced protein 44-like: MSVVKSNLSIAQEKRLCSLFGHVKLSLLFKASIHGYKAVAFHSRCDRQGPTVVVAYNNAGFIFGAYTCKDYLQTGQNIADDKAFLFSFRAGDQNQCPRRIPAINSQQAFGDTNTGPNFGALVFLHGNAARVDSAPGTFYNFVENEMHGNDLKLTECEVYRVEDLGGLLEKPWRNVNWTSEKRKELMEGIQTYKPTINSVKQARILLIGPVGAGKSSFFNSINSIFRGHVTSQAISGSAGTSLTTQFRTYSIKSSRDGKPLPIVLCDTMGLEETTGAGLDLDDITSILKGHVMDRYQFNPIVPLQAGSPGYRKCAGLEDRIHCVAYMIDACKVTLISQKLEEKLGSIRRRINLMGIPQLLLVTKVDEACRHVHDDLKEIYRSHYIERKVQEVAARLGIPVSCVIPVKNYSQEMDLDPHTDILLLSAVMKMLHFADNYFDDICMGKDEKHE; encoded by the exons ATGAGTGTCGTCAAGTCCAACCTTTCCATAGCCCAGGAGAAACGGCTTTGCTCACTCTTTGGCCACGTCAAGCTCAGCTTGCTCTTCAAGGCCAGCATCCATGGGTACAAGGCTGTGGCTTTCCACTCCAGGTGTGACAGGCAGGGTCCGACCGTCGTCGTCGCCTACAACAATGCTGGGTTCATCTTCGGCGCATATACCTGTAAAGATTACCTGCAGACCGGCCAGAATATTGCCGACGACAAGGCATTCCTGTTCAGCTTCAGGGCTGGGGACCAGAACCAATGCCCACGCCGGATTCCAGCCATCAACTCCCAGCAAGCATTTGGGGATACAAACACAGGACCCAATTTTGGAGCCCTGGTGTTTCTACATGGAAATGCAGCCAGGGTGGATAGCGCCCCTGGGACTTTCTACAATTTCGTTGAGAATGAAATGCATGGAAATGACCTAAAACTGACAGAGTGTGAGGTGTACAGAGTGGAGG ACCTCGGAGGCCTTCTGGAGAAGCCATGGAGAAATGTCAATTGGACATCTGA GAAAAGGAAGGAACTGATGGAGGGCATACAAACCTACAAGCCCACCATCAACTCGGTTAAACAGGCCCGGATTCTGCTCATTGGTCCAGTTGGTGCTGGAAAGTCAAGCTTCTTCAACTCCATCAACTCCATCTTCcggggtcatgtgaccagccaGGCCATATCAGGCAGCGCGGGCACCAGTCTGACCACTCAG TTCCGCACCTACTCCATCAAGTCAAGTCGGGATGGCAAGCCACTACCAATCGTTCTGTGTGACACAATGGGATTGGAGGAGACCACGGGGGCAGGGCTTGATTTGGATGACATCACAAGCATTCTGAAAGGCCATGTGATGGACAGATACCAG TTCAACCCTATAGTGCCCCTGCAGGCAGGCTCCCCCGGGTACCGTAAATGTGCTGGCCTGGAGGACCGGATCCACTGCGTGGCTTACATGATTGACGCCTGCAAGGTGACGCTCATCTCCCAaaagctggaggagaagctgggCTCCATCCGCAGGAGGATCAACCTGATGG GTATTCCCCAGCTGCTGCTCGTGACGAAGGTGGACGAGGCGTGTCGGCATGTGCACGACGACCTGAAAGAGATTTATCGCAGTCACTACATCGAGAGGAAG GTCCAGGAGGTGGCTGCTCGCCTGGGAATCCCAGTGTCCTGTGTCATCCCAGTGAAAAACTACAGCCAGGAGATGGACCTGGACCCGCACACTGACATCCTGCTGCTCTCCGCTGTCATGAAGATGCTACATTTTGCCGACAACTACTTCGATGACATCTGCATGGGCAAGGACGAGAAGCATGAGTAG
- the LOC118795679 gene encoding microtubule-associated protein 1B-like: protein MEEPQESTPLPPDSLESQSPFDLLEPPGAAGFLKLSRPCCYVFPGGRGDCAFFAVNGFNILVDGGSDPRSCFWKLVRHLDRVDALLLTHLGADSLPGVNSLLRRKVAELEERERPSEHTPNKLISPEVGVVFLNAPNGLKALQADLKRPRGYEPAVLTLQCLETLSITPEPLCRPVGPHIEPVTLFQKMGVGRLDLYVLNPVKGSRELEAFMRGWPGKGSGSNPKSSDMPLPCLVSVCALLVWRPASPQEKIVRVLFPGCTPQGKILESLEKLKHLDFLWHPAVSLSDLEQSDRQQSKHAENRESTGKGSRPRSVILMEKSGHSDSKGQGPKVKSKGTDDATPKGGKEGEDKAKPKDGDAIPKTPKSEKPAIKKEHPSDERKEDQTSAATSKKEDTGEKKKDLGKKEPLAAKPKKDSKSEPKKEAKKEIQTEEKKQTKTAGKEMKKATSGSAHSGAEPKKTSGKTGSGKKDVAAPKKEAVNKRTKSKEPGNSKVSSAAEGATNVCKTSTQDTASECETVREGSAQEEQQGGAGGESGGKMADGANATTESVGRESAEMSEAAHGEGESRTVGEGGGDDLESPEQFRCTETLPDTGIVTASASPLLKSRLSEGNANFDVTPTEYRLLDGAFVDGLLRVKSEDMSTTPGVKMLDLDSRSNSTGQPSVHLSRCDASDMGEDTSQEGKAASRPTGFQKGVPATNPASTQEKRSSFLLLSPLRDLFFDTSPTATTTPSLPAELGSPQSTEVDESLSVSLEQGLLPVCESPRVETGDQSHANGHGPELEHRPGMSLPLRNSQTVRAQGDRPGPHGLLHKVAPHDVDLCLVSPCEYKHFMVPQTQKAAVSTGLASHCSPNPSDHSDPSQELANPHADPEDHAHWKGLPTSVCESLLTTSGLDTPPGTEDCPSIAADCGLDSDEDSSSMFVPQGSHDRPTAYSSVGSGCLFSGDPPPAPVKDLPPLPPQPGACMPDPETEAHGKTVKNAEARSRKPSGVTQRSNSTNSSVLNSKATLRARSGTDAHSTPHITASSHRVGTNRHSFAGSVTSKAGTTGGAWVCLDLAYLPSGPATSTVDAEFFRRVRSSYYIISGAEPGKEAILGSILSALLEGKAAWTGKTQVTLIPTFDSPLMHEWYQETHQQQRELNIMVLGSNSTVAMQEETFPACKVEF from the exons ATGGAGGAACCGCAGGAgtccactcccctcccccccgacTCCCTGGAGTCACAGTCGCCCTTTGACCTGCTGGAGCCCCCGGGTGCGGCGGGCTTCCTCAAGCTGTCCCGCCCCTGCTGCTACGTTTTCCCCGGCGGGCGGGGCGACTGCGCCTTCTTCGCGGTCAACGGGTTCAACATCCTGGTCGACGGGGGTTCCGACCCACGCTCCTGCTTCTGGAAGCTGGTGCGGCACCTGGACCGGGTGGACGCTCTGCTGCTCACCCACCTGGGAGCGGACAGCCTGCCGGGTGTGAACAGCCTGCTGAGGCGCAAGGTGGCGGAGCTCGAGGAGCGGGAGCGGCCGTCGGAGCACACGCCGAACAAGCTCATCTCCCCCGAGGTCGGCGTCGTGTTCCTCAACGCCCCAAACGGGCTGAAAGCTCTCCAGGCTGACCTCAAAAGGCCTCGGGGGTATGAGCCAGCGGTGCTCACCTTACAGTGCCTGGAGACGTTGAGTATCACGCCTGAGCCTCTGTGCCGTCCAGTTGGGCCTCACATTGAACCAGTCACCCTCTTCCAGAAGATGGGCGTCGGCCGCCTAGACCTGTACGTGCTCAACCCGGTCAAAGGCAGCAGGGAGCTGGAGGCCTTTATGCGGGGGTGGCCAGGGAAGGGCAGCGGATCCAACCCAAAAAGCTCGGACATGCCCCTGCCCTGCCTGgtttctgtctgtgctttgcTGGTGTGGCGTCCCGCCAGTCCTCAGGAGAAGATTGTCAGAGTGCTGTTCCCGGGATGCACGCCGCAGGGCAAGATCCTGGAGTCGCTGGAGAAGCTCAAGCACCTGGACTTCCTCTGGCACCCCGCAGTGAGCCTCAGCGATCTGGAGCAATCTGACCGACAACAGTCCAAACATGCCGAGAACAGGGAATCCACCGGCAAGGGCTCCAGACCACGAAGTGTCATCCTGATGGAGAAATCGGGCCACAGTGACAGCAAGGGTCAAGGTCCTAAAGTCAAGAGCAAAGGGACAGACGATGCCACCCCAAAAGGCGGCAAGGAAGGTGAAGACAAAGCCAAGCCCAAGGATGGCGATGCCATCCCAAAAACACCCAAATCTGAAAAGCCAGCTATCAAGAAAGAGCACCCAAGTGATGAAAGAAAGGAGGACCAGACCTCTGCAGCCACCTCAAAGAAAGAGGACACtggagagaagaagaaagatcTGGGAAAGAAAGAGCCTCTCGCGGcaaaaccaaagaaagattCAAAATCAGAGCCcaaaaaagaagcaaagaagGAGATTCAGACAGAAGAGAAGAAGCAGACAAAGACTGCAGGAAAGGAGATGAAGAAAGCCACATCGGGATCAGCTCACTCTGGTGCAGAGCCAAAGAAAACGTCTGGCAAGACTGGGTCTGGAAAGAAGGATGTTGCAGCCCCAAAGAAGGAGGCGgtgaacaaaagaacaaaatcgAAGGAGCCAGGGAACTCAAAGGTGTCTAGCGCCGCCGAAGGGGCCACAAATGTCTGTAAGACATCCACACAAGACACAGCCTcagagtgtgagacagtgagggaggggagtgcacaggaggagcagcagggaggcgCAGGTGGGGAGAGCGGTGGGAAGATGGCAGATGGAGCAAACGCTACGACGGAGAGCGTGGGGCGGGAGTCTGCGGAGATGTCCGAAGCTGCACACGGGGAGGGCGAATCCAGAACAGtaggggagggtggaggggacgATTTGGAAAGTCCAGAGCAGTTCCGCTGCACAGAAACCCTCCCCGACACCGGCATAGTCACGGCATCGGCTTCTCCCTTGCTCAAGAGTCGTTTAAGTGAGGGAAACGCAAATTTTGACGTCACTCCCACCGAGTACAGGCTGCTGGATGGAGCCTTTGTGGATGGCTTGCTGAGGGTGAAGTCAGAAGATATGTCCACCACCCCTGGGGTAAAGATGCTAGATTTAGACTCTCGGTCAAACAGTACGGGGCAGccctctgtccatctgtcccgTTGTGATGCGTCAGACATGGGGGAGGACACCAGTCAGGAGGGTAAGGCAGCCAGCCGCCCCACGGGTTTCCAAAAAGGTGTGCCTGCGACCAACCCCGCCTCCACCCAAGAGAAGCGCTCCAGTTTCCTTCTGCTGAGTCCCCTCAGAGACCTGTTCTTTGACACCTCCCCGACCGCCACCACCACCCCGTCCCTGCCTGCTGAGCTGGGCTCCCCACAGTCCACCGAGGTGGATGAGTCTCTCTCCGTGTCCCTAGAGCAGGGGCTTCTGCCTGTCTGCGAGTCCCCCCGGGTGGAGACAGGTGACCAGTCACATGCGAATGGACATGGTCCTGAGCTCGAACACCGACCAGGGATGTCACTCCCTTTGAGGAATTCACAAACCGTCAGGGCCCAGGGTGACCGTCCAGGACCTCACGGTCTCCTCCATAAGGTAGCCCCTCATGATGTGGACCTGTGCCTGGTCTCTCCGTGTGAGTACAAGCACTTCATGGTCCCTCAAACCCAGAAGGCTGCGGTATCCACAGGGCTGGCTAGCCACTGCTCACCCAACCCTTCTGACCACAGTGACCCTTCCCAAGAGCTGGCAAATCCCCACGCAGATCCTGAAGACCATGCCCACTGGAAGGGCCTGCCTACCTCTGTTTGCGAGTCCCTCCTCACCACCTCTGGCCTGGACACACCTCCAGGGACAGAGGACTGCCCCTCCATTGCCGCAGACTGTGGGCTGGACTCTGATGAAGACTCAAGCAGCATGTTTGTGCCCCAGGGGTCACACGACCGCCCCACTGCTTACTCCTCTGTTGGAAGTGGGTGCCTTTTCTCTGGAGACCCCCCACCGGCCCCTGTGAAGGACTtgccccccttgcccccccaaCCTGGGGCATGCATGCCTGACCCCGAGACTGAAGCCCATGGAAAGACCGTTAAGAATGCAGAGGCCAGATCCAGGAAGCCGTCAGGGGTCACCCAGAGGTCAAATTCAACCAATAGCTCTGTGCTGAACAGCAAGGCCACCCTTAGAGCAAGGTCTGGCACAGATGCTCACTCCACACCTCACATAACTGCCTCCAGTCACAGAGTGGGCACTAACAGGCATAGTTTTGCAG GGTCTGTCACTAGCAAGGCGGGTACGACGGGCGGGGCATGGGTGTGCTTGGATTTGGCATACCTCCCCTCGGGCCCCGCCACCTCCACCGTCGACGCAGAATTCTTCCGCCGTGTCCGCTCCTCGTATTACATCATCAGTGGGGCGGAGCCAGGGAAGGAGGCCATTCTGGGGTCCATCCTCAGTGCGCTGCTGGAGGGAAAAGCTGCATGGACTGGTAAAACACAG GTGACCCTGATCCCCACCTTTGACTCCCCGTTGATGCACGAGTGGTACCAGGAGACGCAccagcagcagagggagctgaACATCATGGTTCTGGGCAGCAACAGCACTGTTGCCATGCAGGAGGAGACTTTCCCTGCCTGCAAGGTGGAGTTCTAG